Within Lagopus muta isolate bLagMut1 chromosome 1, bLagMut1 primary, whole genome shotgun sequence, the genomic segment tgaaccaatgattgagcacctggtgaaggggcatggccagccctgggagcacaagTGCAAGTAATTCACCTGTGCAACCTTAACcctatttaagggctggcaacCAAAAGGGAAGCATCTCTACTTGGAGACTGCCTTATCTGAGAGTTTCCAGTGAGCCCAGATCCTTGGAAAAGAGTgaactatttcttctttattactgGATTGTGACCACTACCTTTTTTGAATGATCTGAAGCCAGTTAAAAGCAACTGTACCTGCTGCCACATGTCTTTACAGGGTATCACTTGACAGCCaactgaatgtgagccagcagcgtgaccatgtggccaagaaggctaaGAGCATTCCAGCTcatatcagaaatagtgtagccagcaggaccaggaggctacacagcactggtgaggctgcagctcaAGTACTGTGATCAGTTTTGGGCACCCCACTataaaaagacattgaggccctggagcacatccagagaagggcgaAGTAGGTGAAGGATCTGGATCAAAACTCTTACAGGGAATGGCTAAGGAAAGTGGGATTGcttagtctggaggaggctcagaggagacctgaCTACTCTcaacaactacctgaaaggaggttgtggtaaGGCAGGGGCCAACCTCTTCTCCcactgtataatcaaagaatattaggatgttataatcacaaaataaacaagagagttaagcaaagcaaactacgataacaaaaagagaataaatagaaggcttacccctatcctgggctcactcacaaaacaccagtagaggtgatctccagaagagatcattccccactggtagccagctcttcaataggtctaggagaggtggagccagcttccaccccttccggcagcacaggagaattgccttcacctgtgctcctctggctgactcatggctcgcctcaggtgatcaatcagaggttcaggccgtgactcagcagttcccatacatccCACATAACTAGGGACAGGGCCAGAAGGAATGTCCTcaattcaggttggacatttGTAACAGatcaatgaaaaacattttctgaatttgtgTAGTATGCTTGGTATGTCTCAAACACGTGCAAGACAAGGTCACTGCCATGACAACAAATCAAAGCTGTGAAACACAATCCTCTGAAATAACAGGACAGTCctgttttataaaaaaagaaaaaaagcctatttTCCTGCAGGGAAGTTTTTactacatatgtatgtatatatgtataatgtCTGAGAGAAGCTCAGCTggtttttcatttggtttttttttgttgtctgctTTTTGCCTGTTGGAGACTTCAACCCCTGGACAAGCACTCCCACTCATTCTTACTCCATCACTGATGTCAAACATCAACCATTCATAGCAATCAAAACTCAGGAAACTGCAATTAATGTAGCTTTTAAGTTCTTGTACTTCAATGTGAGTCACTTCTTCTGCTGAAGTTACAGTGAAGCATCCTGAGGTAACAAAATAAGTTAAACAGCTACCTCTCtgaataaacaggaaaaataaattcaagattTACATCAAACACAGTTTCTGCCTGCAACATTTGAAGCATCCTGGATGTAAAGACAGGGCCAACTGATGATGCTTCATAGGTCACTAAACCCTGAAATGAGTGTTTCAAGCATTCACGGTCACTAAGCATTCTCATAATCTGGAAACTTCATTTCTAGCAGCCTCTATTGACAATAAATCAGTTATGATCTAGTTAAGTTCTAGTCAGAAAACAAGTCAGAGAGTGGGCATTATTTGCTTATGCTTGCCTTGTCTGTGGAATAATGGTTGCTTAATTACCATGAATACAATTAATTTTACCATGAAGTCAATATACTTCCTAGCTTACATATATAAGCCTACATAGGCAATGAAGTTTTAAACTTTCTTGGGTAAACAGTTATCTAGCTGATGCTTCACAGAAGGTAGTTTTAAATAATCTCAAAGAAATCAACACATTTGTTTTTGGCAACAGAGCATTAAGCAGCAGCACATTCAGCAGTTCTTTATTCATTTAGGTGTCTTGAACACCTGAAAACAGAGGTGAGATGCCTCTAATTttggttgggatttttttgttgttttgttttcaatagcAGCCTTTCCCTACTTATCATTATAcctgttgggtttttgtttgtttgttttaacagtTGATGAAGTCTCCTTAATGAATGTGGGCTGTAGAGCAGAGAATGACATTCCAAAGACAGCCTGGAAACCTTAAATAACTAAAATACCTAGGGCTAAAATGATAGTTTACAAAGAGTAACAAGCACCTTTCAAGATTccatgaaataatttctctagTCAACGTtgcattttcattctgattttgcAGCCTTGTATttaagcagacaaaaaaaacatgGTTGTTTCATAATTCAGCATCAATAAATCACTGAAACACGAGTGTCTGAAGATCTGTCAAAACCTTAAAAACCATTTCACATGACCCAATTAACTACAGACCAAAGCTACCCATATTCACTAAAGGTTATTAATTGCAGAACATACAAACAATAATTTTGAGATGACTTCATACCCAATTGATTCTTCATCATTAGAGCTGCATCTATCACAGTCCCTTTGCCTTCTTCCTTTTGTAGAAGTGTCTCTGTTGCTGGCACTTAATcgccactgaaataaaacaaacaaaagtggAACACTCCAACACACTTCAGTGTCACACTGGACATTACATAAGAAAAATGGAATGAGGCCAGGCATTGGAACAGTGCAATTGATCAGACGGAGCAGAGACACAAAGAATATGCACAATAATTTTGTAACATATGGGTTTGTTTACTATAAAGCATCTGTGTACTACTGGGCTtatcttgcttcatttttcatccAAAATAATACAGTACAATTCAATTACTTTTGTATTTAAGCTATCACTGCTCCAAATGAATACTTAAATAGTAGGTCTGCTCCAGATAACAACAGTTATGTTAGATATCTTCTTATTTAACTCCATGAATTTAATCAAacaatattccattaaaaaaaaaatgcacaattCTGAGAAACAACAGGAATCTGAAGGCTTCACACTGGTATAGTATGGCAAAACTCACAAAAACAGTAATTCCTTTTCCCCCCCTCTCAGTTCTCTTACCTTATAGAATGCaattatatttttccatttaaataaacaaaagcccCACCAAAACACACAGCTGTTTCTGCAATTCCAGAAATCTATCTCTTGTCACTACCTTCTACTCTCGCCTCACATTAAAACCAAACTGAGGTTTGAAAATGATGCCAGGCAGTCTGAAATCACATGAAGATACCAGCAATGCTGTGTAAGCATGCTGTGAAAGGCCATCTGAAAGAGTCATGTCCACACCTTAAGAATTATCTCTTTTGCAAGAAAGTATGAAGACCAGGCAGCGTTTAAAAAGGCCTCAACTGCATGGAAAAGTCTGTTATATATAGACAggtaagaaaaacaagaaatggaaagtaAGACAATATTCAAGAAGTAAGAAGTAATTCTTCAATacatctagtccaatcattaCTTTTacagaggcagagagaaagacAGAGTTATACACACATTACCTGGCTCAGCAAAAGAGGCTGCTGCTTGTGACTGAAGGTTACATTGCTTCCTGCTTCAAAGCAGGAATGCAACTGGATGTTCTACTTGGTTTATTAGTATAGAACATAATACAGCAAGTCTATATTGCAGAGCAATCACATGTCCAGGCCTACCATAAGAAATGGGTCACACTGTCAGCACTCTTGTAAGTCAAAAGAATCCCTAATTTCCCTCACTAGCCTTCTCTGTAGTGGAGCCTGTTTGACCAGTCCTACGGTTCTGAAAGCAACAAAACTGGCAATAAACTTAAAGCTGCACTAAAGcagtaaaatacatttccaagatttggcattttaaaaatatttagcatACAAATCTGTTGGAAATTCCCTAAACAATTGCTTCTATACATGACTAAAATGATCAAGATGATCATTTATGCTAATGCAGTTTAAGCACGTGTATAGTTTTTTATTCTTACTACTAAAATGAgttattctattattattattctatgAAGCCATGCTGTATTTCACCTATTCCAAAATAATGACCAAAATCCAATGTAAAAGTTACTTCCATAGCATTGTGAGAACAACCTGGATAAGCAACCTGAATATTACCTCCAAGTCCAGGAATCAAAAAGCAATGAACTAAAGAAAAATTGCACATAAACACACTTGCCTTTAAACTCTTGAGTTAAAAGTTAACTTCAGGACCTGAGATTACTAAGGAAACCTGTTGAACTATATCTGAGAACCAACTCTGCTTTTTAATGATTTAGGTTGGTGATACAGTACAGATTTCCCTTTCTGTAGCTCTAATACGTGCAGACACGTTTCAGATCTACACGCTTGACCCTTCCATGAAACACGGGTCAGGTACTGACCACATAGGTACAAGGCAGCACTTGGTACTtaaaagagcagaacaaaaaaacccacacaactCTCCTATGCACTTTACACTGCAGAGAACTTCTCTTTACCTCTCTTAAAGGGTAGTCCCAATGCTGAGAGCCTGGGAGCCTTGCCAAAGGGGACTGAACTTGAACATCCTCTGACTTGTTGTTTGGTTTCTTCTTTGGTATACGAAACTGAAAATAGAGGATGTTACATGATAAAACTAAATTATCCACTGGTGCTAGGAGCTGACATACTGCCAGATACAAAGTTTTTATAATCATCAGGTAAAATAAAGTCGCAAACAAAGCACTGACCTGTTACTTCAACTTAGAAGTATTCCCATTGATGTTTCATCATAAATCGCTGCCATTCTATCAGGAGCTGGTTTTAACAGATGAACaccaagaaaacaaactaatctcatttcattaatttcacaACAACCTCAAACACGTGCCCAAAAGGTGAGACCAAAACCAATCCAATGTTACTCCATTTTCTTGGTTCCCTCTAACTTGCTAATGCTCTAATCTTCGCATCACAGCTTGAAGAGTGATcaagagaaaacaagacagCTGAATTACGTATGTTTgctctcagaaaataaataaagaacatCATTTATCCTGTCATAGTACTAATGTTTTAACATGACTATTTAGCAATAGCATTCTCCAATGTCCTCAAAATACTATTACCTGTCGTCATTACCAACCTTATCAAAATTAAgtattgaaaataaagaatcatacagttgtttgagttggaaaggaactttgaaggtcatctagtccaacagccctgcaatgaacagggacatgtacagctagatcaggttgctcagagcccttccATCCTGACCTTCAAtgtctctagggatggggcattcactgcctctctgggccaTTAGTAATTCTCAGCAATTTGCCAAtacaagaaataataataagagaGGTAAGTTACGCTCAAGTTGATTAAACACATTAAACAAACTCAACTAAACATAGAAATGGAAACCTAGACACTTCTCCTGGCACCTTGATGTGCAAAATTACAGGCTGCAAACAGGACTAGATTCAAACACATTAGATATGGAATGTAGTGCTAATATTTCAGTTAATTAAATACATTAgaccctcccccccaaaaaaagcaaaagctattCCACTTGACAGCTACTGCAAAGTGCATTGTGAACTTTATTTGCAAGCTATCTGACATCCTACTTTGCAAGATGAAATTACAAGTCAGTATTCCAGAAAAGTGTGAGGCCAGCAACTTCGTTAACACAGAAGCTTTATTCATTAGCTCTGTATGCAGTCCTTCAGATCATAACTGAAGCATATTGCATTGCCAATGAGataattcttccatttttccacttaaatcATAATTACTCTTATCCTTCTCTATCCTTCTTTgaattattgttttaattatcAGATCTGAATTTCTATACAGTACCTCAAGCTCCTTTTGATATTCAAACAGTAGTGCCAAATACAATatcacatcatagaatcacaaggttggaaaggacctacaagatcatctaatcATAAAGGTAATAATATAGGCACACATAGGCAATGCTTTTAATAGAAGTATGTCCcattttttattaagaaattcTGCAATAAGAGGTATTTTGTTGTATGGAGAAACGGCTTATAAACTTTAATATGTCaggatgttttttttcaaatccaTGCATTAATGGTGAGGTatcaatttctttaaaaaaaaacaacatagaaTCCAtcaggaaggaaagcagcaggctgTAAGATTCCTGACAGCACAGAACTGTATAAAATTTGTGTTTTGCGTTACAGAGCTTCAGACAACTTCTGTAATAATGTAACATTGAGAAAAAGATCAGGTCagacacagaacagaaacagatgaCCCAACAGAGGGACAAAAAGCATAAGATATATTCATCAGCAAGATTTCCACCTCAGTGCACCACATCCTCAAAACGTTTGTACTCATTAAGATGTCAGTTAGGAATAGCTGCAGTTAACATACAGGACAAACACAGAGTAAAGAGGTAACCAACAGAAGTCTGAATTTACATTAAGTGCAATGTATGCAAGCTGCTTCAGCTTTCCcttaacagaaagcaaatgaatcaGCACATATATGCACTTTGTAGATTCACCATCTAAATCAGTAGCATTTATCTGCTACACCCACAGAAGCAAGTCAGAGAATGCATATAAACAATGTGctggaaacattttatttctaaaacacCAGACAGACCTTACCTGGATCAAACCAGCTGGTGTGCCTacagtttgttttcacttgTGCTCCATTGCTAGAAACTACAACTAACATGGATATTTTAAGAGAAAGGACACTAGCATATGGATTCATACACACATCTCAGTAGATAACCAAAGATTAATCAGTTACACAGCTCATTCACTtgagtattattattattgtttaaGAATTGCTTAAGTTTTAATATGGCCTTGAAAAGTATTCAGTTTATGTTAAACATTAACCCTACATTGTATTAACATGTTCAGCAGAATACATTGCAACTGACTGCTGCTAGCTTAAGCTAGTTCTCAAGAAAGCTGTTCCAACAACGTGAAAACAGGACCCCTGGAGAGTGACTGGTTACATAAGTACAGCCACAGCATCTCAGGACACCCACATCCTGAAAGCTACCTGTTATAAATTGTAAAAGACTTACACTGACATGACTTGAAGGTGATGGTCTTCTTTCCATGACTTTTTccactagaaaagaaaaacataattatattcatacacatacaaaaaataagCCTAGcaatttacatttcatttatttggaaGTAATTAAGATTGCAGCAGTAGGcagcaagcaaaaaaacaagcaaaaaacaccCTTTTTCAGGCAGTTAGCACAACGTAAGTTCATGAGTAGCCACAATGCAAGAGATGTGcttcagcagggctctgcattATCAGTGTGTGCATATGGACTCGTTAACAAAGTTTCCACCAGAACTTGTCTCGAAGGAAGGTATTTACCCTGAAGCATGCATAGAATTATGTTTCTTGCTCACTAGAGCATAAGCAGGTCTTTGATCGTAAAAAGTGCCACAGAAAGATATTTGTAACACTGGAACACTTGTAATAATAAAGTAATACAATTCAATCTGTTAACAGATAACCTTCTTCGTCACTGGAAGAACAGAGCTTTAGAACCGCAAGTGTTCCAAgccatttcttctgtttacacATACTCTGCATGAGACGCAGAGAGGTCGTAAGCCCTTCAAACCTCACAACCTAACTCAAGAAGCCTAGCTCACCATTTAAGCCTGAATAGTTTTGTTTCCGTCAGCAATTTTTCAGCCCTAAGTTGGACAAGAGCAGTATATGTAGGCTACATAAGAGGGCCCGGCCATCGCCAAACCCAACGCCATACCCACAACTCCCGGCCGGCCTCCTGCGGGGCTGATGAACGGCCACTCACAAAGAGCGAGTGGCCGCTCCACCATCCTCCCTGGCGGTTTCGCGAACATTGAACTAGGAGGTGACGCAGACACCCGCCCACCGGAGCTGCGGCTCGCTGCCGGGTTCCGTTATATACCCCCTCTGAACCCCCCTCACCCCTTAGCGGTTAAAGGGTTCCCGGAGCCCCGCCTACAGAGCAGCACCAAGCGCACGCTGCAGCCCCTCCCCAGCACCAACCGCTGTGCCGCCaccgttgttgttgttgttattgctgtCGCCGCTACTGCCGTTCGCTAAGGCCCCGCCACCACCCCCTGCGCAACTCCGCCGGTTACTTCCGGGTAGAGCCCCGCCCGAGCCGGGGGAACCGGCCCCGCCTGCTCAACAACGGCTGCCCCAGCGCCGACCCCGCAGGCGGCCCCTCGCAGGCCTGCCCGCCTGCAGCGAGGCTACGCCATTGGGAGCTGTGGCGGCGCTCGGCTTTAACTTTCTCCCACAGCCCGACTGGGACCTAGAGGGCAAAGCGGGTGTGACTCTTAGTGGCGGCCAGCTCGCGTCTGGCGAATTGATGAGCCACACGAACAGTGGGGCTGTCGAGGAAGCTAGTGCTAAAGAAGGGGAGATTGTGATCTCTGAGGGAATGCTACGGAAAGTGACTTGTTGCTGTTTGGTTGTTTTCCAGTAATTTCTAACCAAACGAAATGAAGTTTATATTGCTCCTCGTCGACCCCATTTTACTACTGAGACTTTCACCTCCATTTCAGTCAGAATCGTGAAGGTGGATTCATAGTTTAATTACAACTCAATTTGCACTGCCTCACCCTCATGCATCACATGTATACTGCCAGAACTTCCACAGCCCCATATCATACCatgtcatagaatggcctgggttgaaaaggaccacaatgatcatctggtttcaacccccctgttatgtgcagagtcaccaaccagcagaccaggctgcccagagccacatccagcctggccttgaatgcctccagggatggggcatccacagcctccttgggcaacctgttcagtgcgtcaccacctctgtgtgaaaaacttcctcctgatatctaacctaaacctcccttgtctcagtttaaaaccattccctcttgtcctatcgctaCCCACCTTCATAAATAGCCATTCCATTTACTGTTTATATGCTGcattcaagtactggaaggccacaatgaggtcttcccagggctttttccaagctaaacaagctcagttccctcaacctttcctcacaggagaagTACTTCAGCActttgatcatcttagtggccctcctctggtccGTCTATAAGAGCTTCATATCcttgtgctggggaccccaggcctggaagcagtactccagatggtacctcacaagagccaagcagagggggaacaatcacctccctctccctctccctctccctctccctctccctctccctctccctgctggccacaccttTGTGCTGAAATTTAAAAACTTCTGCAGCTGAGTAGGCTGGCTCCAGCTCAGCATGCAGTGGAGTAACAAGCTCAGCTGATGCAATGGTTTCCAGCTGGTGGCCTTGGAAATCCTTATAAAGACaaagatctttttcttcttcctaaggTAGCTTTAGAACTGTAAGTTTGATGTGTGGTTTTCTGAAGTAATACCAactgtttttctgcttattaACATACTACTTTAATATCAAGTAGTAGAAAGCCCTGCAAAGCTTGTTTTAATAATTGTCACATGTAAAAGAAACTTCTGTTCAGGTGTAAAATACAAACACAAGATGTTAGATTGGAACTACCTGAAACTAGAGATGACCTTAGCTGGTAGCAAATGATATATTTCATAGATGTATTTAAGACTAATATACATAAAGTAATAGAACCTGAACTAACGTGgagcttattttctttgtacagAGAAATTGCCTACGGTCCCAGAGTCAGAAAGATTTTCATCTGTGATGATGGCAGACTTTACAGGAGAACATATGGTAGGTAATGTTGGGTCTTGCTATAATAAACTGTTAAATAGCAAATCTCCTGAAGAGTAATGCTTATGTGATTTATACTTCAGTGATGTTTATAATGTGGTAAGTGATGTGTAAATGCTAACTAAGTTTACAGGTGAAATATGTTAAAATCCCAcaatcaccaagattggaaaagatgaTCATCCAATCAGACCATCCATCTACCACAAACATTCACAGTTAcaccatgtcccttagtaccacatgtaagtgtttcttgaacacctccagggccagtgactcaaccacctccctgagcagcccattccttATCTTTCAatatgagcagaaaaaaagtaagggaaggaaggggaaagggtGTGTTTGTTATGTCTGTTTCTCCccaacagtatttttttttttttaatcaaaacagtGGTTGTAAAGTCAGCTAGAATACACACCCTTGAATACTGTTTGTATATAGAAATGTAGCACAAGCAGTTCAAACTGATTTAGGATACAGacttacaaaaaagaaagaaatatattatGCAACTGTTTCAAAAATAACGACTGCTGATTTTTAATCCTACATGTGGCAATGCAGGTATAAAATCTGTCCTCCAAGCTAGTTTATGCTCTGAAGTGCTGTTCATTAATACTTACTCCTTGCTACTACTAGTTGGTACTAACTTGCTAATCATAATGTGCTGGAAAACTGCAGACTCATTTTTTTAAGGATGGGAAAAAGACAGAATTGTTGGATAGCATGATAGTCTGTGAGGAAACTGCACTTaccttttcctgtttgttgtAGAATGCTTTCTCTGCACTTTACTCAAAGGGAAAATGGGCATGCTGTTCCTAGCATAATTGTTGTCAACTGATCACACAATTTGAAAAATCATATGATGGTCTCCATTTTCAGTTGTAGTAACCTTGTGGGGAAAACTGAGGCATGGACTCCTTTCTCCTTATTCCCAGATAACACTAGTTAATTCTGTCATTGCACATTGTGGAAATTATAGAACAAGTAATTGTTCTAGAAATTCAATTGTTCAAGAAATTATAGAACAAGTGCTTACAAAGGAAAGGTTTGTATCAGTGTACTGCTGTTGCAAAAGGAATCTGGCTTTTGAGCAGGCTTACCAAAAGCAATGAATGCTTTGTGTGTAACCACATGTAAATATTGATTACACTACAGCATGCTTTATGTAACTGTTGTATGGTGGTCTATTATTACATTAGcataattttcttaatttgcagTGGTTACAAACAGGACATGAACTAAGCTTGAGGACACTAGTAGAGGGTTCAGATTATCAAGAGGAACTGAAGtatgattttaatgaaaaagggGAACTGAGGCATCTGGATACGAatgaattctttgttttcaattacTACAAAAACACCTATGAGAAGAATCATAAACGCTATCAAGTTTTAGGACATATGATTACCCAGTATGTTTATGAGCTCCTGGAAAGAGTCTGCGCACTGCAAAAAGTTTATATTCCTTCTGATGCTACAGAGGATGAACCaagaagtttcttttttatgaGTGAGAAAGCACTAACAAGTTCTTCTAGCATAATTGTCCTTCTTCAGGACCGTGGAGTTTTTCGTGCTGGCCAGTGGGGACACAAGACAATCATCAGTGAGGGGCTGTACCATGGAACACAAATACCGTTCATCAAAATGGCCCTTCAAAGCCACGGGGGAGTGATTGTACTGAATCCCAATGACAATCTCATTGACTTGAAGACTGAAAGGGAGAAGCTAAGCTATTCTACCAGAGAAGAATCACTGACTTGTATGCATTCCTGCCAGTGGATCACCAAGCGATGCAGCAGTAGCCCTGAGGAGCATACCATATATGTATGGGatcatttcatttctcaaagTGCAGCCAAGAATGTGGCTTTCATTGCCCATGGCTATGGTGGTTTGGTGTTCATTGATCTGCTCGTGCAGAGAAAATGGGAAGTGATGAATAAAGTGTTTTCTGTGGCATTCATCGATTCCATGCACAATGTACAACATCAGGCTAGAAATGACCTGCAGATACAATGGTGGATACAGAAACACTGCCGTGAATGGGTATCAAACAATAAGCCTTTAGGTAAAGCTGTAGGCTCCCTTGTCAAAGTGAATTGTCCAACTGTCTCTGCTGGAACTGAAAAGTATAGCTTAGCACCTTCCTTCTGCTTGCGTTCCATCTTTAAGTACCTGAACAGCACCCTGAAAGCCAAGACCACCACGGCCTTTACACGTTCACCTATTGCAACCCGAAGCAGCAAAAGTTGGTAAATCAAGGTACACTGACTTGGGTTTTGATagtaatctctttttttccataaccATCCCTGCAGCTAAGATCCTTCACTATGGAGAGACTTACAGTTTTAAGTTTGAAGACACttgtatttttgtgtttctcaAAAACGAAGTtaactgtgaggaaaaaaatgccttctTGAAAGCTTTAGGTTGTCATATCCCTTCAGCTAGCTGTGACATTTAAAGCTGCacaaaataaagatgttaatgTATATCAACACTTG encodes:
- the LOC125702624 gene encoding putative protein FAM172B isoform X1, encoding MLDWNYLKLEMTLAEKLPTVPESERFSSVMMADFTGEHMWLQTGHELSLRTLVEGSDYQEELKYDFNEKGELRHLDTNEFFVFNYYKNTYEKNHKRYQVLGHMITQYVYELLERVCALQKVYIPSDATEDEPRSFFFMSEKALTSSSSIIVLLQDRGVFRAGQWGHKTIISEGLYHGTQIPFIKMALQSHGGVIVLNPNDNLIDLKTEREKLSYSTREESLTCMHSCQWITKRCSSSPEEHTIYVWDHFISQSAAKNVAFIAHGYGGLVFIDLLVQRKWEVMNKVFSVAFIDSMHNVQHQARNDLQIQWWIQKHCREWVSNNKPLGKAVGSLVKVNCPTVSAGTEKYSLAPSFCLRSIFKYLNSTLKAKTTTAFTRSPIATRSSKSW
- the LOC125702624 gene encoding putative protein FAM172B isoform X2, which encodes MMADFTGEHMWLQTGHELSLRTLVEGSDYQEELKYDFNEKGELRHLDTNEFFVFNYYKNTYEKNHKRYQVLGHMITQYVYELLERVCALQKVYIPSDATEDEPRSFFFMSEKALTSSSSIIVLLQDRGVFRAGQWGHKTIISEGLYHGTQIPFIKMALQSHGGVIVLNPNDNLIDLKTEREKLSYSTREESLTCMHSCQWITKRCSSSPEEHTIYVWDHFISQSAAKNVAFIAHGYGGLVFIDLLVQRKWEVMNKVFSVAFIDSMHNVQHQARNDLQIQWWIQKHCREWVSNNKPLGKAVGSLVKVNCPTVSAGTEKYSLAPSFCLRSIFKYLNSTLKAKTTTAFTRSPIATRSSKSW